The nucleotide sequence CCGCCACGGCCACCGTGGCCGCCCTCCAGGAGAAGCAGAGCCAGGAGCTGAGCCAGTACGGAGCGGTGAGGCCCGGCCGCTCCTCCCATGGCACCCACGTGTGCTGGTCTGGAAGGCAGGGACCAGTTGGGCAGCCGGGGTCGGGGACTGGGTTGGGGGGGCAAGATGCTGAGGGGGGGCCTCTGGGTGGtacccccggggtggggggttggcCTGAAAGGCTCCTCTCTTATTTCCCCAGATGGGGGCCGGGCAGGCTTTCAACAGCCAGTTCCTGCAGCACGGAGGTCCCCGGGGGCCCAGCGTCCCAAGCGGCATGAACCCCACCAGCATGGGAGGGCTGCTGGGCCCCTCTGGCCTGAGCCCCATGGGCATGAACCCCCCCCGGGCGGCAGGCATGGCCCCCCTGTATGCAGGGCAGCGCCTGCCCCAGCATGGGTACGCTGGGCCCCCGCAGGCCCAGCCACTGCCCCGACAGGGGGTCAAGAGAGCCTATTCCAGCGAGGTGAGTGTCGGGGCCTCCCTTGTCCCCAGCTGCATCCAGAGCCGCGGTGAGCTCGGGCATCCGTGTGAGAGAACTGGCCGTGCCCAACAGGGTGGGCACCGCATCCCCCTGGGAGCTGGCTTCCCCGACACCTGTTCCCTTGGCACctggcctcttctcttcctcaggTTTATCCAGGGCAGCAGTACCTGCCAGGAGGCCAGTACGGGCCTAGTGCCACCCAGTACACGCCTGGCGCCGGACAGtcttctgctccctcctcctaCGCCGGCCACCGGCTGCCCTTGCAGCAGGGCCTGGCCCAGTCCCTGCCCGCCCCCGGCCCTGCAGGACTGCACTACAAGGTAGGGTGGGTTCCCCCCGCGCGACACAGACGGGCCTCGACTGGGCTGACCAGGGTGCGGGCCCATGTGCACAGGGGGGTGACCAAGCAGCCCGGAGCTCCACAGAGGTCCTGACCGGGGCAGGGATGTGGTTCTGAAAGGACCCACTGTGAGATTTGGTGTAGGGACCTAGGGGGCAGGCACTGCAGCCACTGAATGTCCTGTGGGGAAGAGTGCCCCCGTTCCCTCTACTTGCTGGGGACGGGCCCAGGGGGGCAcggcggggaggaggagctgggttTTTAGCTTCTGGTGGCCCTGCCTTCCCCCCTTCTGACAGGCGGGGTCCTCTCTGCTTCCAGAGTGGTAACTTTGTAAATTATGAAAGCAACACGTTTGCAAATCGTAGAAAGCATACAAAGAAACCAAAGGCCAGTGCCGGTGTGTGCGGTGGgcaccccgcccccagccccctcctcggGTCCAGTTCAGGGGCCTGGCAGGGGCAGGCGGGGGCCCCGGGCGCACGCAGTTTTCTCTCCTGCAGCCCACAGAGCAGTTCAACGGGCAGGGCACCAGCTTCAACGGGGGGAGCGTCGGCTACAGCCAGCATGGCCTGAGTGGGGTACGGGCAGACTGGCGGGCGGCTCACGGGTGGGTACGTGCACAGAGGGCACCCAAGGAGGAGGAAGTACGGAGGGCTAGCCAGATACCCTTTGACTGTCTGCTCGACCCCACAGCCCACCCGTTCCATCCCTGGCTACCCCAGCTCCCCACTGCCGGGGAGCCCCACGCCGCCCATGACCCCCGGCAGCAGCGTCCCCTACATGTCCACTAGCCAGGAGGTCAAGTCTCCCTTCCTGTCCGACCTCAAGCCCAGCGTGAGCTCCTTACACCCGTCACCCCCCGGTGAGTGTCATCTGCTCTCAGGACCCCAGTGGCCTGCAGGGAATGTGGGGGACGGGGGGCCCGTACCTTTGTCTTCTACTCGTAGATCTCTTTGCGTGTCTTTCAAGGTGTGGATCTTCTCTCTAGAAACACACCCGTGCACACaaaattttgtatattattaaGGGATTTATGAGTCCCCTGAAGTCCACTCCTCGTTGGGAACTTCCTGCCCTGAGGGAGAACTAGGGAAGGCCACCATGACGGAAGCAGGGCAACTGGAACCCTGGCTCAAGCACTAGCAAGACGCCAGGTGGTCCGTTTGATCCGGTCCCAGCTCCTCAGCCTCCCACCCCTGAGAAAGTGCCAGTGGCAGCCTCTTTCTGGGTTGGGAACATGTGCTCCAGTTATAACTTAGGGGACACCGGGCTGGGTGACTAAGGTGGGACACCAAGCTCCTGCTTCTGGCCAGGCCCAGGTCCCGGGGAGACGCCCcgaggtggggcgggggaggggaatGACAGGCCGTGCTCCTGGCCACAGCCCCGGCAGCCTGCTCACACCCGCACAGCCTGCTCACACCTGCACGGCCTGCTCCCAGGCAGCGGCCCCTGCGACGAGCTGCGGCTGACCTTCCCCGTGCGGGACGGGGTGGTCCTGGAGCCCTTCCGCCTGCAGCACAACCTGGCTGTGAGCAACCACGCCTTCCAGCTCCGCGACTCCGTCTACAAGACCCTGATGCTGAGGtgggcgcccccccaccccgtgcatGGCCACCCTTGGCCACCCCGTCCCCCTGCTCCATTCTCAGCACGCCCCCACCCCATACAGGCCCGACCTGGAGCTGCAGTTCAAGTGCTACCACCACGAGGACCGGCAGATGAACACCAACTGGCCGGCCTCCGTGCAGGTCAGCGTCAACGCCACCCCACTGACCATTGAGCGCGGCGACAACAAGACGTCCCATAAGCCCCTGTACCTGAAACACGTGTGCCAGCCAGGCCGCAACACCATCCAGATCACAGTCACAGCCTGCTGCTGCGTGAGTACCCTCCTGGGTCCGGCGACCCCACCCGGTGCTTCCCCCATCCAGCCTGTTCTGGCCTCTCAGAAAGGGGCCTGTGAGGAGCGGCCTCCCTGCTCTCATTAGGCCCGCTTACCTAGACTGGGCACCTGTGCCGGCCCCACGGGGAAGCCAGCTGAGCTGTCGCCCCAGCAGGAGGCTGTGGAGTCCCATGTGCTGCAGCCCCCGAATCCCTGCTTGGGGGTGAGCAGGGCCGAGAGCAGCCACCAGGGCCTCTGGCTCTGTGGGATTGCGGGGGTGCTGCGGGCTGTGCTGGtcagcacctggggggctcccaggccaggagtccccccgccccccctgaGCAGCCCCTCTCCCGCAGTCCCATCTCTTCGTGCTGCAGCTGGTCCACCGGCCCTCCGTTCGCTCGGTGCTGCAGGGTCTCCTCAAGAAGCGCCTCCTGCCTGCCGAGCACTGTATCACCAAGAGTGAGTGGCCCCGGCCACCACCCCCACATGCCCCCATCCGATGAGGCTGTCGCCTCCATGCCGGGGccctggggggatggggggcggtCAGCCCCACGCAGCCCCTCACTCGAGTGCTCTCCCCGGCGACACCAGTAAAGCGCAACTTCAGCAGCGGCACcatcccaggcacccctgggccaAACGGCGAGGACGGGGTAGAGCAGACCGCCATCAAGGTGTCCCTCAAGTGCCCCATCACCTTCCGCAGGATCCAGCTCCCCGCCCGCGGTCACGACTGCCGTCACATCCAGGTGGGTGTCCCTGTGCAGCTCAGCCAGAGCTTCCGCTGGCTGTGTTCCCTGTGTGCCGTCGCTGCCGCCACCTCCAACAGCAGGTGGAGGGACAGGCAGCGGCAGGCAGGTGGCCGGGCTCCTTCGTACCCTCCCCTGGGACCGGGCATCTGTGTCTCCAAGCACGGTTGCCATTTCCCTGAATTCTTGGGGTCTCGTCTCCTGAGGCCACAGGACAGCGGGCGCCATCCAGCCCCCCGCTCCGCCCCCCCAGGAGGGCAGCTCAGTGGCCAGCTCTCTCTCGGGGTGTCCTGGACACTGTGCCCCGGGGGTGGTCCTTTGCCAGCACAGACACCCAATTCTGTGGCTGCATGGCCTCCGCATCCCACTGAGGACTGTGTAGGCTGTCCCAGTGTCCATCTGGCAGAAGGGCGCCTCAGGGAAAGCCTGGCACACATGGCTTCTTGGCACCCGAGTAGATGAGCCCAGAATCGTGGGGCTCGATCACGGGATGTGGCCCCCACGTGAGGAGCCACCTGTCCTGCTCTCCATAGTGCTTCGACCTGGAATCCTACCTACAGCTCAACTGCGAGCGGGGGACTTGGAGATGCCCTGTGTGCAAGTGAGTACCTCCAAGGCAGTCTTCGTGGGAGCCTCAGGCACAGACAGGGTGGCACATGTCAGAGGCTGTGGGAGCGTTTCCCCCCCCCATGGCACCATGGAAAACCTTGGTCAGCTCAGGGGGTCACCGCACAGACCAGGATGGTGCAGCCCAGGGCATAGACTTCACACACGGTCACCTCCATGGGGTCTCCTCTTGAGGGGTCATCTCCCAGGGGGTGGCCTCCGGCACAGTGATGGGCCTGCGGCCAGAATGAGCTTGGGCCAGGCCCCTGAGCCATGTGCCTCTGGTTTCCCACAGTAAGACAGCGTTGCTGGAAGGCCTGGAGGTAGACCAGTACATGCTGGGCATTCTCATTTACATTCAGAAGTAAGTTTCTTTCTGCCGCCCCCGGTATCTGGTCTGCAGCGGGCAGCCTGGGGGACAGCTGGGAGGCACCCTCCACGGCTTCCCTACCCAGGCAGAACCCACAttccccccgccccggggcccgtAGAATGTGCTGGGCGGCCACCAGCATTTGAGTGGAAGGTCTGCCCAGAAGAGAGAGGCAGCTGGACAGGTGGTGACCAGGCCACGTGTACGCCCGCAGCTCCGATTACGAGGAGATCACCATCGACCCCACGTGCAGTTGGAAGCCGGTGCCGGTGAAGCCAGACGTGCACGTCAAGGAGGAGCCGGACGGGCCCGTGCTGAAGCGCTGCCGCACTGTGAGCCCTGCGCACGTGCTCATGCCCAGTGTGATGGAGATGATtgcagccctgggccccggggccgcccccttcgcccccctgcagcccccctcAGCCCCAGCTCCTGGTGACTACCCCAGCCAGGGTGAGTATGGCAGGCCCCCCCGCAGATGGCCACAAATGATCTGTTCTCTCCGGGCCCGTCTATCCACTCCCTGTGAAGCCATCCCCGCGCCTGGGGGGCTGTCTGGGGACACCCCGGAGGGGTTGGGCAGTGCAGCAGGGCCTCCCGTGGTAGCTGGGCCCAGCCACCCCGGCGCTGGGGAACAGGGGCCATCTGCTGTCATGCTTCTGGGGCCTGACCCTCTCTGACCCCACCTGTGAGTGTGTCTAGGTAAGGCGGGTCCATCCCTGTCCTCTTGTGGCGGGATCCTTTGGCTGTGATGAGAAGTCCCGTGTTACCTGGGGGAGAGTGCTGGGAGCCCCGCCCAGGTCACGGCcagcctgcctccccaccccacccgctGCTCCTCTGGCGCAAGCCCCCAGGCCTTACTCAGGACTGGCTCTGCTCTTAGCTTCCAGCTTCCTGGGACCCGGGACTTTCCCCGATTCCTTCCCGCCCGCCACGCCCAGCACCCCAGCCCTTCCGGAGTTCACTGCGGGGCCGCCCCCCAGCTCCTACCAATCTGACCTTCCCAGCAGCCTCCTGACCCCAGAGAAGTCTaccccctgcctcccaggccaggTCAGTgctggtggagggtggagggccggctcctggggaggggggccctGGGCTATTTGACCTGgttcctcttctctgcttcctcagATGGCACCAGCGGGTCACCTGGACCCAGCCCACAACCCCGGGGCGCAGGGCCTGCACGCCCCCAGCCTTGGGGGGCCCCCCGGGGCCCAGCTGCACCATGCAAACCCTCCCCCAGCATCCCGGCAGCCCCTGGGCCCAGTGAGCTCAGGCCCCCTCGGCGAGCTGGGCTTCAGTGCGGCCGCAGGCGTGATGGGGCCCCCCATgtctggggcgggggaggccccGGAACCGGCCCTGGACGTGAGTACGGGCCCCATGCTGGGGAGCACatgggagctggggctggggacagCGTGTTCATCGTCCCCAGGGTCCACGTGCTTCATAGAAGGGAGGACACTGACGCCCCAGTGACCTCCA is from Canis lupus dingo isolate Sandy chromosome 16, ASM325472v2, whole genome shotgun sequence and encodes:
- the ZMIZ2 gene encoding zinc finger MIZ domain-containing protein 2 isoform X1, which encodes MNPMHPVKPALPPTPHGDGPFAYEAVPWQQSATQPAGSLSVVTTVWGVGNAAQSQVLGNPMGPAGSPPGGSVMPGMAGSGSALNSPQCLGQQAFGEGAANKGFVQQGVYGRGGYPGGPGFTPGYAGGPGGLGLPSHATRPSTDFTQAAAAAAVAAAAATATATATATVAALQEKQSQELSQYGAMGAGQAFNSQFLQHGGPRGPSVPSGMNPTSMGGLLGPSGLSPMGMNPPRAAGMAPLYAGQRLPQHGYAGPPQAQPLPRQGVKRAYSSEVYPGQQYLPGGQYGPSATQYTPGAGQSSAPSSYAGHRLPLQQGLAQSLPAPGPAGLHYKPTEQFNGQGTSFNGGSVGYSQHGLSGPTRSIPGYPSSPLPGSPTPPMTPGSSVPYMSTSQEVKSPFLSDLKPSVSSLHPSPPACSHLHGLLPGSGPCDELRLTFPVRDGVVLEPFRLQHNLAVSNHAFQLRDSVYKTLMLRPDLELQFKCYHHEDRQMNTNWPASVQVSVNATPLTIERGDNKTSHKPLYLKHVCQPGRNTIQITVTACCCSHLFVLQLVHRPSVRSVLQGLLKKRLLPAEHCITKIKRNFSSGTIPGTPGPNGEDGVEQTAIKVSLKCPITFRRIQLPARGHDCRHIQCFDLESYLQLNCERGTWRCPVCNKTALLEGLEVDQYMLGILIYIQNSDYEEITIDPTCSWKPVPVKPDVHVKEEPDGPVLKRCRTVSPAHVLMPSVMEMIAALGPGAAPFAPLQPPSAPAPGDYPSQASSFLGPGTFPDSFPPATPSTPALPEFTAGPPPSSYQSDLPSSLLTPEKSTPCLPGQMAPAGHLDPAHNPGAQGLHAPSLGGPPGAQLHHANPPPASRQPLGPVSSGPLGELGFSAAAGVMGPPMSGAGEAPEPALDLLPELTNPEELLSYLGPPDLPTNNNDDLLSLFENN
- the ZMIZ2 gene encoding zinc finger MIZ domain-containing protein 2 isoform X4, whose amino-acid sequence is MNPMHPVKPALPPTPHGDGPFAYEAVPWQQSATQPAGSLSVVTTVWGVGNAAQSQVLGNPMGPAGSPPGGSVMPGMAGSGSALNSPQCLGQQAFGEGAANKGFVQQGVYGRGGYPGGPGFTPGYAGGPGGLGLPSHATRPSTDFTQAAAAAAVAAAAATATATATATVAALQEKQSQELSQYGAMGAGQAFNSQFLQHGGPRGPSVPSGMNPTSMGGLLGPSGLSPMGMNPPRAAGMAPLYAGQRLPQHGYAGPPQAQPLPRQGVKRAYSSEVYPGQQYLPGGQYGPSATQYTPGAGQSSAPSSYAGHRLPLQQGLAQSLPAPGPAGLHYKPTRSIPGYPSSPLPGSPTPPMTPGSSVPYMSTSQEVKSPFLSDLKPSVSSLHPSPPGSGPCDELRLTFPVRDGVVLEPFRLQHNLAVSNHAFQLRDSVYKTLMLRPDLELQFKCYHHEDRQMNTNWPASVQVSVNATPLTIERGDNKTSHKPLYLKHVCQPGRNTIQITVTACCCSHLFVLQLVHRPSVRSVLQGLLKKRLLPAEHCITKIKRNFSSGTIPGTPGPNGEDGVEQTAIKVSLKCPITFRRIQLPARGHDCRHIQCFDLESYLQLNCERGTWRCPVCNKTALLEGLEVDQYMLGILIYIQNSDYEEITIDPTCSWKPVPVKPDVHVKEEPDGPVLKRCRTVSPAHVLMPSVMEMIAALGPGAAPFAPLQPPSAPAPGDYPSQASSFLGPGTFPDSFPPATPSTPALPEFTAGPPPSSYQSDLPSSLLTPEKSTPCLPGQMAPAGHLDPAHNPGAQGLHAPSLGGPPGAQLHHANPPPASRQPLGPVSSGPLGELGFSAAAGVMGPPMSGAGEAPEPALDLLPELTNPEELLSYLGPPDLPTNNNDDLLSLFENN
- the ZMIZ2 gene encoding zinc finger MIZ domain-containing protein 2 isoform X2, with amino-acid sequence MNPMHPVKPALPPTPHGDGPFAYEAVPWQQSATQPAGSLSVVTTVWGVGNAAQSQVLGNPMGPAGSPPGGSVMPGMAGSGSALNSPQCLGQQAFGEGAANKGFVQQGVYGRGGYPGGPGFTPGYAGGPGGLGLPSHATRPSTDFTQAAAAAAVAAAAATATATATATVAALQEKQSQELSQYGAMGAGQAFNSQFLQHGGPRGPSVPSGMNPTSMGGLLGPSGLSPMGMNPPRAAGMAPLYAGQRLPQHGYAGPPQAQPLPRQGVKRAYSSEVYPGQQYLPGGQYGPSATQYTPGAGQSSAPSSYAGHRLPLQQGLAQSLPAPGPAGLHYKPTEQFNGQGTSFNGGSVGYSQHGLSGPTRSIPGYPSSPLPGSPTPPMTPGSSVPYMSTSQEVKSPFLSDLKPSVSSLHPSPPGSGPCDELRLTFPVRDGVVLEPFRLQHNLAVSNHAFQLRDSVYKTLMLRPDLELQFKCYHHEDRQMNTNWPASVQVSVNATPLTIERGDNKTSHKPLYLKHVCQPGRNTIQITVTACCCSHLFVLQLVHRPSVRSVLQGLLKKRLLPAEHCITKIKRNFSSGTIPGTPGPNGEDGVEQTAIKVSLKCPITFRRIQLPARGHDCRHIQCFDLESYLQLNCERGTWRCPVCNKTALLEGLEVDQYMLGILIYIQNSDYEEITIDPTCSWKPVPVKPDVHVKEEPDGPVLKRCRTVSPAHVLMPSVMEMIAALGPGAAPFAPLQPPSAPAPGDYPSQASSFLGPGTFPDSFPPATPSTPALPEFTAGPPPSSYQSDLPSSLLTPEKSTPCLPGQMAPAGHLDPAHNPGAQGLHAPSLGGPPGAQLHHANPPPASRQPLGPVSSGPLGELGFSAAAGVMGPPMSGAGEAPEPALDLLPELTNPEELLSYLGPPDLPTNNNDDLLSLFENN
- the ZMIZ2 gene encoding zinc finger MIZ domain-containing protein 2 isoform X3 — protein: MNPMHPVKPALPPTPHGDGPFAYEAVPWQQSATQPAGSLSVVTTVWGVGNAAQSQVLGNPMGPAGSPPGGSVMPGMAGSGSALNSPQCLGQQAFGEGAANKGFVQQGVYGRGGYPGGPGFTPGYAGGPGGLGLPSHATRPSTDFTQAAAAAAVAAAAATATATATATVAALQEKQSQELSQYGAMGAGQAFNSQFLQHGGPRGPSVPSGMNPTSMGGLLGPSGLSPMGMNPPRAAGMAPLYAGQRLPQHGYAGPPQAQPLPRQGVKRAYSSEVYPGQQYLPGGQYGPSATQYTPGAGQSSAPSSYAGHRLPLQQGLAQSLPAPGPAGLHYKPTRSIPGYPSSPLPGSPTPPMTPGSSVPYMSTSQEVKSPFLSDLKPSVSSLHPSPPACSHLHGLLPGSGPCDELRLTFPVRDGVVLEPFRLQHNLAVSNHAFQLRDSVYKTLMLRPDLELQFKCYHHEDRQMNTNWPASVQVSVNATPLTIERGDNKTSHKPLYLKHVCQPGRNTIQITVTACCCSHLFVLQLVHRPSVRSVLQGLLKKRLLPAEHCITKIKRNFSSGTIPGTPGPNGEDGVEQTAIKVSLKCPITFRRIQLPARGHDCRHIQCFDLESYLQLNCERGTWRCPVCNKTALLEGLEVDQYMLGILIYIQNSDYEEITIDPTCSWKPVPVKPDVHVKEEPDGPVLKRCRTVSPAHVLMPSVMEMIAALGPGAAPFAPLQPPSAPAPGDYPSQASSFLGPGTFPDSFPPATPSTPALPEFTAGPPPSSYQSDLPSSLLTPEKSTPCLPGQMAPAGHLDPAHNPGAQGLHAPSLGGPPGAQLHHANPPPASRQPLGPVSSGPLGELGFSAAAGVMGPPMSGAGEAPEPALDLLPELTNPEELLSYLGPPDLPTNNNDDLLSLFENN
- the ZMIZ2 gene encoding zinc finger MIZ domain-containing protein 2 isoform X6, with amino-acid sequence MNPMHPVKPALPPTPHGDGPFAYEAVPWQQSATQPAGSLSVVTTVWGVGNAAQSQVLGNPMGPAGSPPGGSVMPGMAGSGSALNSPQCLGQQAFGEGAANKGFVQQGVYGRGGYPGGPGFTPGYAGGPGGLGLPSHATRPSTDFTQAAAAAAVAAAAATATATATATVAALQEKQSQELSQYGAMGAGQAFNSQFLQHGGPRGPSVPSGMNPTSMGGLLGPSGLSPMGMNPPRAAGMAPLYAGQRLPQHGYAGPPQAQPLPRQGVKRAYSSEVYPGQQYLPGGQYGPSATQYTPGAGQSSAPSSYAGHRLPLQQGLAQSLPAPGPAGLHYKPTEQFNGQGTSFNGGSVGYSQHGLSGPTRSIPGYPSSPLPGSPTPPMTPGSSVPYMSTSQEVKSPFLSDLKPSVSSLHPSPPACSHLHGLLPGSGPCDELRLTFPVRDGVVLEPFRLQHNLAVSNHAFQLRDSVYKTLMLRPDLELQFKCYHHEDRQMNTNWPASVQVSVNATPLTIERGDNKTSHKPLYLKHVCQPGRNTIQITVTACCCSHLFVLQLVHRPSVRSVLQGLLKKRLLPAEHCITKIKRNFSSGTIPGTPGPNGEDGVEQTAIKVSLKCPITFRRIQLPARGHDCRHIQCFDLESYLQLNCERGTWRCPVCNKTALLEGLEVDQYMLGILIYIQNSDYEEITIDPTCSWKPVPVKPDVHVKEEPDGPVLKRCRTLLPELTNPEELLSYLGPPDLPTNNNDDLLSLFENN
- the ZMIZ2 gene encoding zinc finger MIZ domain-containing protein 2 isoform X5, which codes for MNPMHPVKPALPPTPHGDGPFAYEAVPWQQSATQPAGSLSVVTTVWGVGNAAQSQVLGNPMGPAGSPPGGSVMPGMAGSGSALNSPQCLGQQAFGEGAANKGFVQQGVYGRGGYPGGPGFTPGYAGGPGGLGLPSHATRPSTDFTQAAAAAAVAAAAATATATATATVAALQEKQSQELSQYGAMGAGQAFNSQFLQHGGPRGPSVPSGMNPTSMGGLLGPSGLSPMGMNPPRAAGMAPLYAGQRLPQHGYAGPPQAQPLPRQGVKRAYSSEVYPGQQYLPGGQYGPSATQYTPGAGQSSAPSSYAGHRLPLQQGLAQSLPAPGPAGLHYKPTEQFNGQGTSFNGGSVGYSQHGLSGPTRSIPGYPSSPLPGSPTPPMTPGSSVPYMSTSQEVKSPFLSDLKPSVSSLHPSPPACSHLHGLLPGSGPCDELRLTFPVRDGVVLEPFRLQHNLAVSNHAFQLRDSVYKTLMLRPDLELQFKCYHHEDRQMNTNWPASVQVSVNATPLTIERGDNKTSHKPLYLKHVCQPGRNTIQITVTACCCSHLFVLQLVHRPSVRSVLQGLLKKRLLPAEHCITKIKRNFSSGTIPGTPGPNGEDGVEQTAIKVSLKCPITFRRIQLPARGHDCRHIQCFDLESYLQLNCERGTWRCPVCNKTALLEGLEVDQYMLGILIYIQNSDYEEITIDPTCSWKPVPVKPDVHVKEEPDGPVLKRCRTLPASWDPGLSPIPSRPPRPAPQPFRSSLRGRPPAPTNLTFPAAS